From one Nonomuraea polychroma genomic stretch:
- a CDS encoding TetR/AcrR family transcriptional regulator produces the protein MEHAERVLVAAGELFYRRGLQAVGMDDVRTASGVSLKRLYQSFPSKEALVVAYLERRDERWMSSLTTYVEERQNAISAVFEWLERWFAEDDFRGCGFVNAYGELGASSEPVREVVWRHKQRLRDYLRGLAAEAGAADPDVLAEQLLVLVDGATVTAMVNPAGAATVARAAGQAAAASVTAACRE, from the coding sequence ATGGAACACGCGGAGCGGGTCCTCGTCGCGGCGGGCGAGCTGTTCTACCGGCGCGGCCTGCAGGCGGTGGGCATGGACGACGTGCGCACCGCGTCCGGGGTGTCGCTCAAGCGGCTCTACCAGAGTTTCCCGTCCAAGGAGGCGCTGGTCGTGGCGTATCTGGAGCGACGGGACGAGCGGTGGATGTCCTCGCTCACGACATACGTCGAAGAGCGGCAGAACGCGATCTCCGCCGTGTTCGAGTGGCTGGAGCGGTGGTTCGCCGAAGACGACTTCCGCGGGTGCGGGTTCGTCAATGCCTACGGGGAGCTGGGCGCCTCGTCGGAGCCCGTGCGCGAGGTGGTGTGGCGGCACAAGCAGCGGCTGCGTGACTACTTGCGCGGGCTGGCCGCCGAGGCGGGCGCGGCGGATCCGGACGTGCTGGCCGAGCAGCTGCTCGTGCTGGTCGACGGGGCCACCGTCACCGCGATGGTGAATCCTGCGGGCGCGGCGACGGTGGCACGGGCGGCGGGACAAGCCGCCGCCGCATCCGTCACAGCAGCTTGTCGAGAGTGA
- a CDS encoding xanthine dehydrogenase family protein molybdopterin-binding subunit → MTTTYAERTATEKYVGRPVDRLDGPAKTTGEARYAAEHRYPDLAYAALVHATVARGRITAIDTAAARAVPGVIEVLTHESAPAMKPFKVSLLDPLGAMSSGTSVNYLATDEVHWNGQPVAVVVAETHEAARHAASLVRPAYQELPAVVDFSAEEPNATPQKRSMLLESEADKGDAKAALEAAPVSVDLRFTTPPHNHNAIEPHATTAAWNGDHLTVHEATQGIPWVRKQLALRFGVPERNIRVLSPFVGGGFGGKGPIWAGTLLAVLAARATGRPVRLALTRAGVYHTVGGRTPSTQRVALGADKDGTLTALIHTSVARTGRVGGWQEQITSASRHLYAAPNIHLRQHLVQLDLLPNTPMRAPGESIGTFALESAVDELAWELGMDPIELRMRNEPERNPVDGKRFARRFLREAYALGAERFGWNERDPRPGAMRDGRWLVGMGVATAYHPAMHLPVSATVRLSADGGVVVRCAMAEIGVGAATVQAQIAADELGVPLDAVRVESGDSELPLGAMAGGSVQTASVAASVLAACRKLRQSALALARRSPDSPLRGRRLSDLEARDGGLFYGASGETYAAILTRAGRDHLESEIKSGAMGMVGALRDRRRWVKAACGAQFCEVRVDRDTGEVRVSRWLGVFDVGRVINAKLVASQLRGGIVMGIGLALSEETQIDPRTGRIVNASLGEYHVPVHADIPRIDVHCLDEPDPTMPLGLVGVGEVGITGVGAAVANAVRHATGKRVLDLPITLDKLL, encoded by the coding sequence ATGACCACCACGTACGCCGAGCGCACGGCCACCGAGAAGTACGTCGGCCGCCCCGTCGATCGGCTCGACGGCCCCGCCAAGACCACCGGCGAGGCCCGCTACGCCGCCGAGCACCGATATCCGGACCTCGCGTACGCCGCCCTCGTCCACGCGACCGTCGCCCGGGGCCGCATCACCGCCATCGACACCGCGGCCGCCCGCGCCGTGCCGGGCGTGATCGAGGTGCTCACCCACGAGAGCGCCCCCGCCATGAAGCCCTTCAAGGTCAGCCTCCTGGACCCCCTCGGCGCGATGTCCTCCGGGACGTCGGTCAACTACCTGGCCACCGACGAGGTGCACTGGAACGGCCAGCCGGTGGCCGTCGTGGTCGCCGAGACGCACGAGGCCGCGCGGCACGCGGCGTCCCTGGTGCGGCCCGCGTACCAGGAGCTGCCGGCCGTGGTGGACTTCTCGGCCGAGGAGCCGAACGCCACCCCGCAGAAGAGAAGCATGCTGTTGGAGAGCGAGGCCGACAAGGGCGACGCGAAGGCCGCGCTGGAGGCCGCGCCGGTGTCGGTGGACCTGAGGTTCACCACGCCGCCGCACAACCACAACGCCATCGAGCCACACGCCACCACCGCCGCCTGGAACGGCGACCACCTGACCGTGCACGAGGCCACGCAGGGCATCCCGTGGGTGCGCAAGCAGCTCGCGCTGCGGTTCGGCGTGCCGGAGCGGAACATCCGGGTGCTGTCGCCGTTCGTGGGCGGCGGGTTCGGCGGCAAGGGCCCGATCTGGGCGGGCACGCTGCTCGCCGTGCTGGCCGCGCGGGCGACCGGCCGGCCGGTGCGGCTGGCCCTCACCCGGGCGGGCGTCTACCACACGGTCGGCGGTCGTACCCCCAGCACGCAGCGGGTCGCGCTGGGCGCCGACAAGGACGGCACTCTCACCGCCCTGATCCACACCAGTGTGGCCAGGACGGGAAGGGTCGGGGGTTGGCAGGAGCAGATCACCTCCGCCTCCCGGCACCTCTACGCCGCACCCAACATTCACCTGCGCCAGCACCTCGTCCAGCTCGACCTGCTCCCCAACACCCCCATGCGGGCGCCGGGCGAGTCCATCGGCACCTTCGCCCTGGAGTCGGCCGTGGACGAGCTGGCCTGGGAGCTCGGCATGGACCCGATCGAGCTGCGCATGCGCAACGAGCCCGAGCGCAACCCGGTGGACGGCAAGCGGTTCGCCCGGCGATTCCTGCGGGAGGCTTACGCGCTGGGGGCCGAGCGGTTCGGCTGGAACGAGCGGGACCCGCGGCCCGGTGCCATGCGGGACGGGCGGTGGCTGGTCGGCATGGGCGTCGCCACCGCGTACCACCCCGCGATGCACCTGCCGGTGAGCGCCACCGTGCGGCTGTCCGCGGACGGCGGGGTCGTGGTGCGCTGCGCCATGGCCGAGATCGGGGTGGGCGCCGCCACGGTGCAGGCGCAGATCGCCGCCGACGAGCTGGGCGTGCCGCTGGACGCCGTACGCGTCGAGTCCGGCGACTCCGAGCTGCCGCTGGGCGCCATGGCGGGCGGCTCGGTACAGACCGCGAGCGTGGCGGCGAGCGTGCTGGCCGCCTGCCGCAAGCTCAGGCAATCCGCGCTGGCGCTGGCACGCCGGTCCCCGGACTCGCCGCTGCGCGGCCGGCGGCTGTCCGACCTGGAGGCCCGCGACGGCGGACTCTTCTATGGCGCGAGCGGCGAGACGTACGCGGCCATCCTGACCCGGGCGGGCCGCGATCACCTGGAGAGCGAGATCAAGTCGGGCGCGATGGGTATGGTGGGCGCTCTCCGCGACCGTAGGCGCTGGGTGAAGGCGGCGTGCGGCGCGCAGTTCTGCGAGGTGCGGGTGGACCGGGACACCGGCGAGGTGCGGGTGTCGCGCTGGCTCGGCGTGTTCGACGTCGGCCGGGTGATCAACGCCAAGCTGGTGGCCAGCCAGCTTCGTGGCGGCATCGTGATGGGCATCGGCCTTGCGCTGTCGGAGGAGACGCAGATCGACCCGCGCACCGGACGAATCGTGAACGCGAGCCTGGGCGAATACCACGTGCCCGTGCACGCCGACATTCCCCGCATCGACGTCCACTGCCTGGACGAGCCGGACCCCACCATGCCGCTGGGTCTGGTCGGCGTGGGTGAGGTCGGCATCACCGGGGTCGGCGCCGCCGTCGCGAACGCCGTGCGCCACGCCACCGGCAAGCGGGTCCTCGACCTGCCGATCACTCTCGACAAGCTGCTGTGA